A genomic segment from Nitrospira sp. encodes:
- a CDS encoding Chemotaxis response regulator protein-glutamate methylesterase CheB, with product MATPSSQTTPQTRSVRVLVVDDSAFMRKSLTGMLEGDKQIQVVGVARNGEEAIQQVQQLKPDVVTMDVEMPGMTGLQALQHIMAKHPVPVVMVSSITTEGAQETLQALEWGAVDFVPKQLDGVASKIADIQAQLISKVLTARHIGGKLKKVPMTGLAKIGAPPVKALSSFAVSVTRGTKLIAIGCSTGGPQALFEIMPMIPADCPAGIVIVQHMPKSFTKTFADRLNNLCALEVREAVEGDEVRPGRVLVAPGGVQLRVAKKTITSTVVSLAPNVEHHPHAPSVDIMLKSVATLYGERSIGVILTGMGHDGLEGMKAIKAANGRTIAQDEASCVVYGMPKAVVEAGCAEKVVSLPNVIGEIMNMV from the coding sequence ATGGCTACTCCATCCTCACAGACGACACCTCAAACCCGTTCGGTTCGTGTTTTGGTCGTGGACGATTCCGCCTTTATGCGGAAGAGCCTGACCGGCATGTTGGAAGGGGACAAACAGATTCAAGTCGTGGGAGTCGCACGCAACGGCGAAGAGGCGATCCAGCAGGTGCAGCAATTGAAGCCCGACGTCGTCACCATGGATGTGGAGATGCCCGGTATGACGGGCCTGCAGGCTCTGCAGCACATCATGGCGAAACATCCCGTGCCAGTCGTCATGGTGAGTTCCATCACGACCGAAGGCGCTCAAGAAACCCTGCAAGCCCTGGAATGGGGAGCAGTGGATTTCGTTCCCAAACAACTGGACGGCGTCGCCTCGAAAATCGCCGACATCCAAGCACAATTGATCTCCAAAGTGCTGACCGCCAGACACATCGGCGGCAAGTTGAAAAAAGTTCCGATGACCGGGCTTGCAAAGATCGGCGCCCCGCCGGTCAAAGCGCTGAGCAGCTTCGCGGTCAGTGTGACCCGCGGCACCAAACTGATCGCCATCGGATGTTCCACAGGCGGCCCGCAGGCCCTATTCGAAATCATGCCGATGATCCCAGCGGATTGCCCGGCAGGAATCGTCATCGTGCAGCACATGCCTAAATCGTTCACGAAAACATTCGCCGATCGTCTCAACAATCTCTGCGCACTCGAGGTCCGCGAAGCGGTCGAAGGCGACGAGGTGCGGCCGGGCCGCGTGCTCGTGGCGCCGGGAGGCGTTCAGTTACGTGTCGCTAAGAAAACCATCACCAGCACGGTCGTCTCGCTGGCACCGAACGTGGAGCACCATCCTCACGCGCCCTCCGTCGACATCATGCTCAAGTCGGTGGCGACGTTGTATGGCGAGCGCAGTATCGGTGTGATCTTGACGGGGATGGGACATGACGGGTTGGAAGGCATGAAAGCGATCAAGGCGGCGAACGGGCGGACGATCGCGCAGGATGAGGCATCCTGCGTCGTCTACGGCATGCCGAAAGCCGTCGTGGAAGCGGGCTGTGCGGAAAAGGTGGTTTCGCTCCCCAACGTGATCGGCGAAATCATGAATATGGTGTGA
- a CDS encoding Methyl-accepting chemotaxis sensor/transducer protein — translation MGTMMKNMTIGPKFVLSISAVSILVIMLGLFLLYQQEEAKMDTMLAGRSNIVSTQIMIGRAYITQNYVAKVKKSKAGGEIQVLKDHTGVPDAIPFPATAVREMGEEATRTGMYSVRLVSQNPMNPANTPKDNFENEAIRAIMAGAESYARRDDVNGVQTFRRAVVDKASSAACLSCHTNNQVGETLGMLSLSLPMAEAVALSNRSMWQTGGLMAGMVVIIMLVTYFLLRNIVLKPLARMSEISKDIAKGEGDLTKRVPCEGNDEIAHMGGYFNEFIEKLQQMIKKVAHVTDKVASASVELSATAEEISKGTDTLTSRASQTAAAVEEMNATVGQVAQNSGKAASLAQDTVKTAQDGGTVVSSTISGMQQLSDAVTNSATIISELGKSSDQIGEIVRTIEDIADQTNLLALNAAIEAARAGEQGRGFAVVADEVRKLAERTTKATKEIGDMIRQIQHDTRGAVDSMQQGTQKVTAGVDLVNKTGEALSQIVRMVSESADMIRQIAVASEEQSVATQQIASDIEQVAKVTKESSSGAHESAKASQDLSQLAVELQGIVGGFKI, via the coding sequence ATGGGGACTATGATGAAGAATATGACCATCGGGCCGAAGTTCGTCCTGTCGATTTCTGCGGTGTCCATTCTGGTGATCATGCTCGGTCTTTTTCTGTTGTACCAGCAGGAAGAGGCCAAGATGGATACGATGCTGGCAGGGCGCAGCAACATCGTCAGCACACAGATCATGATCGGACGAGCCTATATCACGCAGAACTATGTGGCGAAGGTCAAGAAATCGAAAGCCGGCGGGGAGATCCAGGTGCTCAAAGACCATACGGGTGTACCAGACGCCATTCCCTTCCCCGCGACGGCGGTCAGAGAAATGGGCGAGGAGGCCACGCGTACGGGGATGTACAGTGTCCGCCTGGTCAGCCAAAATCCGATGAATCCGGCGAATACCCCCAAGGACAATTTCGAGAATGAAGCGATCCGCGCCATCATGGCCGGGGCGGAAAGTTATGCACGACGCGACGACGTTAACGGGGTGCAGACCTTTCGCCGAGCCGTCGTGGATAAGGCCTCGTCCGCTGCCTGCCTGAGCTGCCATACCAACAATCAAGTCGGCGAGACGCTGGGCATGTTGAGCCTCTCGCTTCCGATGGCGGAAGCCGTCGCCCTTTCGAACCGGTCGATGTGGCAGACCGGCGGATTGATGGCGGGGATGGTCGTCATCATCATGCTGGTCACCTATTTCTTGCTGCGCAACATCGTGTTGAAACCGTTGGCCAGGATGAGCGAAATCTCGAAGGACATCGCCAAAGGTGAGGGCGACCTGACCAAGCGGGTGCCTTGTGAGGGGAACGATGAAATCGCGCACATGGGCGGCTACTTCAATGAGTTCATCGAGAAACTACAGCAGATGATCAAGAAGGTGGCGCATGTTACGGATAAAGTGGCGTCGGCGTCGGTCGAACTGTCTGCGACCGCAGAAGAGATTTCAAAGGGGACCGACACTCTGACATCGCGTGCGTCACAAACCGCGGCCGCAGTGGAAGAAATGAACGCCACCGTCGGTCAAGTGGCGCAGAACTCCGGCAAAGCCGCAAGCCTCGCACAGGATACGGTTAAAACGGCGCAAGACGGCGGCACTGTGGTGTCCAGCACCATTTCCGGAATGCAGCAATTGTCCGACGCCGTCACCAACTCCGCGACGATCATCTCCGAACTCGGTAAGTCGTCCGATCAGATCGGAGAAATCGTCCGGACGATCGAAGACATTGCCGATCAAACCAACCTGCTGGCCTTGAACGCGGCGATCGAAGCGGCCAGAGCCGGTGAACAGGGACGGGGTTTCGCAGTCGTGGCCGATGAGGTACGGAAGCTCGCCGAGCGGACGACCAAAGCCACGAAGGAAATCGGCGACATGATCCGTCAAATCCAACATGATACGCGGGGGGCCGTCGATTCGATGCAACAGGGCACGCAAAAAGTCACGGCGGGCGTCGATCTGGTCAACAAGACCGGCGAAGCCCTGTCGCAGATCGTACGCATGGTTTCGGAAAGCGCGGACATGATCCGGCAGATTGCCGTGGCGTCGGAAGAGCAATCGGTCGCTACCCAGCAGATTGCGAGCGACATCGAGCAGGTGGCGAAGGTCACGAAAGAGTCCTCGTCGGGGGCTCATGAGTCTGCCAAGGCCAGCCAGGACCTGAGTCAACTGGCTGTCGAACTGCAGGGAATCGTGGGTGGATTCAAGATCTGA
- a CDS encoding Chemotaxis protein CheV — protein sequence MSNLINEIDARTRLAGANQMELLLFKLGTNEIYGINVFKVREVMKLPALTQIPEADSRIVGMANIRGIMVPVVGLKRSLGLGMETAEGTEGGPRVSHPYLIVSEYNGSLQGFLVSGVDRIIRFSWAAIKTPPAIVRENNKGAVTAVTMLDNGRMVLILDVEKVLHDICPRSDDEVFAGMVVTPALKSKCMLFADDSSVARTQIRKALERLEMSYIMATTGGEAWTKLQALADQATAEGKPCVDQIHCILSDIEMPEMDGFTLTKHIRADPRLAHLPVMLHSSLTGACNMEKGKSVGASDYITKFDAKMLGEKLSFHLSQEKPPTSKAA from the coding sequence ATGTCGAATCTCATCAATGAAATCGATGCGCGGACCAGGTTGGCCGGTGCCAATCAGATGGAACTGTTGTTGTTTAAGCTGGGAACGAATGAAATCTACGGCATCAACGTCTTCAAGGTCCGTGAGGTCATGAAACTGCCGGCGCTCACCCAGATTCCGGAAGCGGACAGCCGTATCGTGGGCATGGCCAACATCCGCGGGATCATGGTACCCGTGGTGGGTCTCAAACGCAGCTTGGGATTGGGAATGGAGACGGCAGAGGGGACCGAGGGGGGACCGCGGGTCTCACATCCCTACCTGATCGTCTCCGAATACAACGGAAGCCTGCAGGGATTTCTCGTCTCCGGCGTCGATCGCATCATTCGCTTCTCATGGGCCGCGATCAAAACTCCCCCGGCGATCGTCAGGGAAAACAACAAAGGCGCGGTCACGGCCGTGACGATGTTGGACAATGGCCGGATGGTGCTGATTCTCGACGTGGAGAAAGTACTGCATGATATCTGTCCCCGCTCGGACGATGAAGTGTTCGCGGGAATGGTGGTGACCCCGGCACTGAAATCGAAATGTATGTTGTTTGCCGACGATTCCTCGGTGGCGCGGACGCAAATTCGTAAAGCACTGGAGCGTCTCGAGATGTCGTACATCATGGCCACGACCGGCGGGGAAGCCTGGACGAAACTGCAGGCGCTTGCGGACCAAGCCACCGCGGAAGGTAAACCATGCGTCGATCAGATCCACTGCATTTTGAGCGATATCGAGATGCCGGAAATGGACGGGTTCACCTTGACGAAACACATTCGCGCGGATCCGAGACTGGCGCACTTACCCGTGATGCTCCATTCCTCCTTGACGGGCGCCTGTAACATGGAAAAGGGCAAATCGGTCGGCGCCTCGGACTACATCACGAAGTTCGACGCCAAGATGTTAGGGGAGAAACTGTCGTTTCATCTCAGTCAGGAGAAACCGCCGACAAGTAAAGCAGCCTGA